A single window of Oreochromis aureus strain Israel breed Guangdong linkage group 5, ZZ_aureus, whole genome shotgun sequence DNA harbors:
- the mcrs1 gene encoding microspherule protein 1 isoform X2: MVLNPAPLTKRVKKSKQPLHITKDLGRWKPTDDLLLINAVLQTTDLTSVHLGVKFSCRFTLREIKERWYALLYDPVISKLAWQAMRQLHPEAIAAIQSKALFSQAEEALLAKIGSTSQPKLDVFQELLSKHPNVFHPSRSPKSLLVHWQLLKQYYLLDDQSVQPLPKGDQVLNFSDAEQMVDDVKLKDSRDEVLEHELMISDRHQKREIRQLEQELPRWQVLVDSITGMSMPDFDNQTLAALRGRMVRYLMRSREITLGRATKDKQIDVDLSLEGPAWKISRKQGIIKLKNNGDFFIANEGRRPIYIDGRPVLSGNKWKLNNNSVVEIAGLRFVFLINLELISLIKAEAAKMTQQ; encoded by the exons ATGGTACTGAACCCTGCACCTTTAACCAAAAGAGTTAAGAAAAGCAAGCAGCCTTTACATATTACTAAAGACTTGGGCCGATGGAAACCCACAGATGATCTGCTGCTTATAAACGCAGTGTTGCAG aCCACTGACTTAACTTCTGTACATCTGGGGGTCAAGTTCAGCTGTCGTTTCACTTTGCGTGAAATTAAAGAGCGGTGGTACGCTTTGCTCTACGATCCCGTAATCTCAAA GCTGGCATGGCAGGCCATGCGGCAGCTTCACCCAGAAGCAATTGCAGCAATCCAAAGCAAAGCTCTCTTCAGTCAGGCTGAGGAGGCACTGCTGGCCAAGATTGGTTCA ACCAGTCAGCCTAAACTGGACGTGTTTCAGGAGCTTTTAAGTAAGCACCCTAATGTCTTTCACCCGTCTCGCAGTCCCAAGAGCCTACTGGTGCACTGGCAGCTGCTCAAGCAGTACTACCTACTGGACGACCAGAGTG TACAGCCCCTCCCTAAAGGTGACCAAGTCCTCAACTTCTCTGACGCCGAGCAGATGGTTGATGATGTGAAATTAAA GGACAGCAGAGATGAAGTGTTGGAACATG agctGATGATTTCAGACCGCCACCAGAAAAGAGAAATCAGACAGTTGGAGCAGGAGTTGCCTCGTTGGCAGGTTCTTGTGGACAGTATCACAG GGATGAGTATGCCTGACTTTGACAACCAGACGCTTGCAGCATTACGTGGAAGAATGGTACGCTACCTTATGAGATCGCGAGAG ATTACATTAGGCAGAGCAACCAAGGACAAACAGATCGATGTAGATCTGTCGCTAGAGGGGCCTGCTTGGAAAATCTCAAGAAAACAAG GAATTATTAAGTTGAAGAATAATGGAGACTTCTTCATTGCCAATGAGGGCAGGCGACCTATTTACATAGATGGCAGACCGGTCCTGTCAGGCAACAAGTGGAAATTAAATAATAACTCAGTGGTGGAG ATTGCAGGTCTTCGCTTCGTGTTTCTTATTAATCTGGAGCTCATCTCTCTAATAAAAGCTGAAGCAGCCAAGATGACACAACAGTGA
- the LOC116326616 gene encoding 25-hydroxyvitamin D-1 alpha hydroxylase, mitochondrial, which yields MILVRRMLQQALRVSGRSSFPLVKWMERWAEGAATGSEGTKMQGVKTLEEMPGPSVASFVWDLFAKRGLSRLHELQLEGVRRYGPVWKASFGPILTVHVADPSLIEQILRQEGEHPMRSDLSSWKDYRKLRGHHYGLLTAEGEEWQTVRSLLGKHMLRPKAVEAYDKTLNSVVSDLIAKLRLSRHPQGLVTDIASEFYRFGLEGISSVLFESRIGCLDQVVPEDTERFIQSINTMFVMTLLTMAMPSWLHQLFPKPWTIFCQCWDYMFEFAKDHIDQRLTAEADKVARGEKVEGHYLTFFLSQTGLPMKTVYSNVTELLLAGVDTISSTMSWSLYELSRHPDVQATLRAEVLTVLEGRKIPEAADVARMPFLKAIVKEVLRLYPVIPANARVIPERDIQVGGYLIPKNTLITLCHFATSRDPVVFANPNHFNPYRWLNKDQTHHPYASVPFGVGKRSCIGRRIAELELYLALVRIISEFDVKPNSEGASVKPMTRTLLVPENVISLQFIER from the exons ATGATATTAGTGAGAAGGATGTTGCAGCAAGCGCTTAGAGTGTCCGGCCGGAGCTCATTCCCTCTGGTTAAATGGATGGAGAGGTGGGCTGAGGGGGCAGCAACCGGCTCGGAGGGGACCAAGATGCAGGGAGTGAAGACACTGGAGGAGATGCCCGGGCCGTCGGTCGCCAGCTTCGTCTGGGACTTGTTTGCCAAACGCGGTCTGTCACGTCTGCATGAGTTACAG CTGGAGGGAGTCCGGCGGTATGGACCCGTGTGGAAGGCAAGCTTTGGTCCCATCCTGACAGTTCATGTGGCTGATCCATCGCTCATTGAGCAGATCCTGAGGCAGGAAGGCGAGCACCCAATGCGCTCCGATCTTTCCTCCTGGAAGGACTACAGGAAGCTGAGAGGTCATCACTACGGACTTTTGACAGC tgAGGGGGAGGAGTGGCAGACAGTGAGGAGTCTCCTGGGGAAACACATGCTGCGGCCAAAGGCAGTGGAAGCTTATGATAAAACCCTGAACAGTGTCGTCAGTGATCTCATTGCCAAACTTCGCCTCAGCAGACATCCTCAGGGCCTCGTCACCGACATCGCCAGCGAGTTCTATCGCTTCGGCCTCGAGG GAATTTCTTCGGTCTTGTTCGAATCCAGAATTGGTTGCCTGGATCAGGTTGTTCCCGAAGACACGGAGCGTTTCATCCAGTCTATCAACACCATGTTTGTGATGACGCTTCTTACCATGGCCATGCCCAGCTGGTTGCACCAGTTGTTCCCCAAACCCTGGACTATCTTTTGCCAGTGCTGGGACTACATGTTTGAGTTTG CAAAAGATCACATTGACCAGCGTCTGACGGCCGAAGCAGATAAGGTTGCCCGAGGAGAGAAAGTAGAGGGCCATTATCTCACCTTCTTCCTGTCGCAGACGGGGCTGCCCATGAAAACGGTCTACAGCAACGTCACGGAGCTGCTCCTTGCAGGAGTTGACACA ATCTCCAGCACCATGTCCTGGTCTTTGTACGAGCTGTCCCGTCATCCAGATGTACAGGCCACTCTCAGGGCGGAGGTGTTGACTGTACTTGAAGGTCGAAAGATACCAGAGGCTGCGGATGTAGCTCGCATGCCTTTCCTTAAGGCTATAGTCAAAGAAGTGCTCAG gttatACCCTGTTATTCCTGCTAATGCAAGGGTCATTCCAGAAAGAGACATCCAGGTTGGAGGCTACCTCATCCCAAAAAAT ACTCTGATTACCCTGTGCCACTTTGCAACATCGCGAGATCCAGTAGTGTTTGCAAACCCAAATCATTTTAATCCCTATCGATGGCTGAACAAAGACCAGACTCATCACCCATATGCCTCTGTGCCCTTCGGTGTGGGAAAACGCAGCTGCATAGGGCGCCGTATCGCTGAGCTGGAGCTGTACCTTGCTCTTGTCAGG ATCATTTCAGAGTTCGATGTGAAGCCGAACTCAGAGGGAGCTTCTGTGAAGCCCATGACACGGACACTTCTAGTTCCTGAAAATGTCATCAGCCTGCAGTTTATTGAACGGTGA
- the mcrs1 gene encoding microspherule protein 1 isoform X1, which translates to MQAGDPVVGTSMGVGGAQSRSEDEESLGVKDLKRTATQAFGSGVPKRRSSSRSIKRKKFDDELVESSLVKSSSRVKGPPVMEPVRCSGSEPSSSEKKKVTKSGGTLTPPLTMVLNPAPLTKRVKKSKQPLHITKDLGRWKPTDDLLLINAVLQTTDLTSVHLGVKFSCRFTLREIKERWYALLYDPVISKLAWQAMRQLHPEAIAAIQSKALFSQAEEALLAKIGSTSQPKLDVFQELLSKHPNVFHPSRSPKSLLVHWQLLKQYYLLDDQSVQPLPKGDQVLNFSDAEQMVDDVKLKDSRDEVLEHELMISDRHQKREIRQLEQELPRWQVLVDSITGMSMPDFDNQTLAALRGRMVRYLMRSREITLGRATKDKQIDVDLSLEGPAWKISRKQGIIKLKNNGDFFIANEGRRPIYIDGRPVLSGNKWKLNNNSVVEIAGLRFVFLINLELISLIKAEAAKMTQQ; encoded by the exons ATGCAGGCTGGTGACCCTGTGGTTGGCACCTCGATGGGAGTAGGTGGTGCTCAGAGTCGGTCAGAGGATGAAGAGTCACTTGGAGTAAAAGACCTGAAAAGGACAGCAACACAAGCATTTGGCAGTGGTGTTCCCAAACGCAGAAGTTCATCCAG GTCAATAAAGCGAAAAAAGTTTGATGATGAGCTAGTGGAAAGCAGTCTTGTGAAGTCATCCAGTAGAGTCAAAGGTCCGCCCGTAATGGAGCCTGTGCGCTGTTCGGGGAGTGAGCCTTCCtcaagtgagaaaaaaaag GTAACAAAATCAGGAGGAACTCTTACACCGCCTCTCACAATGGTACTGAACCCTGCACCTTTAACCAAAAGAGTTAAGAAAAGCAAGCAGCCTTTACATATTACTAAAGACTTGGGCCGATGGAAACCCACAGATGATCTGCTGCTTATAAACGCAGTGTTGCAG aCCACTGACTTAACTTCTGTACATCTGGGGGTCAAGTTCAGCTGTCGTTTCACTTTGCGTGAAATTAAAGAGCGGTGGTACGCTTTGCTCTACGATCCCGTAATCTCAAA GCTGGCATGGCAGGCCATGCGGCAGCTTCACCCAGAAGCAATTGCAGCAATCCAAAGCAAAGCTCTCTTCAGTCAGGCTGAGGAGGCACTGCTGGCCAAGATTGGTTCA ACCAGTCAGCCTAAACTGGACGTGTTTCAGGAGCTTTTAAGTAAGCACCCTAATGTCTTTCACCCGTCTCGCAGTCCCAAGAGCCTACTGGTGCACTGGCAGCTGCTCAAGCAGTACTACCTACTGGACGACCAGAGTG TACAGCCCCTCCCTAAAGGTGACCAAGTCCTCAACTTCTCTGACGCCGAGCAGATGGTTGATGATGTGAAATTAAA GGACAGCAGAGATGAAGTGTTGGAACATG agctGATGATTTCAGACCGCCACCAGAAAAGAGAAATCAGACAGTTGGAGCAGGAGTTGCCTCGTTGGCAGGTTCTTGTGGACAGTATCACAG GGATGAGTATGCCTGACTTTGACAACCAGACGCTTGCAGCATTACGTGGAAGAATGGTACGCTACCTTATGAGATCGCGAGAG ATTACATTAGGCAGAGCAACCAAGGACAAACAGATCGATGTAGATCTGTCGCTAGAGGGGCCTGCTTGGAAAATCTCAAGAAAACAAG GAATTATTAAGTTGAAGAATAATGGAGACTTCTTCATTGCCAATGAGGGCAGGCGACCTATTTACATAGATGGCAGACCGGTCCTGTCAGGCAACAAGTGGAAATTAAATAATAACTCAGTGGTGGAG ATTGCAGGTCTTCGCTTCGTGTTTCTTATTAATCTGGAGCTCATCTCTCTAATAAAAGCTGAAGCAGCCAAGATGACACAACAGTGA